One segment of Paenibacillus sp. FSL R7-0337 DNA contains the following:
- a CDS encoding ATPase, T2SS/T4P/T4SS family: MMNNKDESLPLLQKRVLSGWAPLDPEQGRRQEQRDESLRAVSGLADGTQSRRLFSLKQSVLRTSKPGKEDFYSFLHTMKSEMNAGLEREDDGYFELNAKALVGDPQAVSFFMNEIEKYLRRTPFTGKVPEAYRTAAEALFHEWKGFGPAYRWFTDRAYSESTGLQMIGRQIFYNHQGRFVAYPYEMPSLDRVEQLKRSLLKSDPGKKLNKDNPSVEFKMDDPLWPGRFIRLAIWVSPRVWEGFTTISLRRQVVEFLDLDDQAGTECIPAEAIDLIRALTGTFRNTIIAGAVGSGKTTFANTIVGEQLLGSSSCMGVVMIEKHPESILPYQIKGHRIIPIQASNEELMEVGVESLRHDPNILYMTEMRYNEWEFYLWSGEKGYDGITGTFHTVDSEDIPYQGAFAVSTRIGGSLKGHLISALKSCELVFILESVPDGKKRLTRISEVFYEEASNSVFANDLMRWEPEQAGWTYNDKLTQALIVKMKKKNARAARMLLQELGHLAAQKPMIDPLKESLKSKIVLNE; the protein is encoded by the coding sequence ATGATGAACAACAAGGATGAAAGCTTGCCGTTGCTACAGAAGCGGGTGTTGTCCGGATGGGCTCCGCTGGACCCTGAACAGGGCAGGAGGCAGGAGCAGCGGGATGAGAGTTTACGGGCGGTGTCTGGACTCGCGGACGGAACGCAGAGCAGACGGCTATTTTCACTGAAGCAGAGTGTACTGCGAACCAGCAAACCTGGCAAAGAAGACTTCTACAGCTTCCTGCACACCATGAAAAGTGAAATGAACGCCGGGCTGGAGCGTGAGGATGACGGGTATTTCGAACTAAATGCGAAGGCGCTGGTTGGTGATCCGCAGGCGGTCAGCTTTTTCATGAACGAGATTGAGAAATATCTGCGCCGGACCCCGTTTACCGGAAAAGTGCCGGAGGCTTACCGCACAGCCGCTGAAGCGCTGTTTCATGAATGGAAGGGCTTCGGCCCCGCCTACCGCTGGTTCACAGACCGGGCCTACAGCGAATCTACCGGACTGCAGATGATCGGGCGGCAAATTTTTTATAACCATCAGGGAAGGTTTGTGGCGTATCCCTATGAGATGCCTTCGCTCGACCGGGTGGAGCAGCTTAAGCGCTCTCTTCTCAAAAGCGATCCGGGCAAGAAGCTGAACAAGGATAATCCTTCCGTTGAATTCAAAATGGATGATCCCCTCTGGCCCGGCCGGTTCATCCGTCTAGCTATCTGGGTCTCGCCAAGGGTCTGGGAGGGCTTCACTACCATCTCACTGCGGCGGCAGGTCGTGGAATTTCTGGATCTGGATGATCAGGCCGGCACGGAATGCATTCCTGCGGAAGCGATTGATCTGATTCGTGCGCTTACCGGGACGTTTCGCAACACAATTATCGCGGGGGCTGTAGGCTCGGGTAAAACCACTTTTGCCAACACGATTGTCGGTGAGCAGTTGCTCGGCTCCTCTTCCTGCATGGGCGTCGTGATGATCGAGAAGCATCCAGAGTCGATTTTACCTTATCAGATCAAAGGCCACCGGATCATTCCCATTCAGGCGTCTAATGAAGAATTGATGGAGGTCGGAGTGGAGTCGCTGCGGCATGACCCGAACATTCTCTACATGACGGAGATGCGTTATAACGAGTGGGAATTCTATCTGTGGAGCGGCGAGAAGGGCTATGACGGCATTACGGGCACCTTTCATACCGTAGATTCAGAGGATATTCCCTATCAGGGGGCGTTTGCTGTATCTACACGGATCGGCGGCAGCCTGAAGGGGCATTTAATCTCAGCGCTGAAATCTTGTGAGCTGGTGTTTATTCTGGAGAGTGTCCCGGATGGCAAGAAGCGGCTCACGCGGATCTCCGAGGTCTTTTATGAAGAGGCCAGTAATTCAGTCTTCGCCAACGATCTGATGCGCTGGGAACCAGAGCAGGCAGGCTGGACCTATAATGACAAGCTAACCCAAGCGCTGATTGTGAAGATGAAGAAGAAGAATGCCAGAGCGGCCCGGATGCTGCTGCAGGAGCTTGGACATCTCGCTGCACAGAAACCGATGATTGACCCGCTGAAGGAAAGTCTGAAGTCCAAAATCGTTTTGAACGAATGA
- a CDS encoding prepilin peptidase, producing the protein MTEWALWGCLPFLTAALFTDIRWMRIPNWITLPALIGGLLLQLIINGWQGLLFSLCGSGAGFLLLLIMYFIGAVGAGDVKLFAAIGAWTGVLFSLQVIVYSVLLGAVLGWIIILYRRETGRRLRSMISRTAGFLLLRNMSLAKGREGELLRFPFMLAVFPGFICAYIYF; encoded by the coding sequence ATGACGGAATGGGCGTTATGGGGCTGCCTGCCGTTCCTGACAGCAGCATTATTCACAGATATACGCTGGATGAGAATTCCTAACTGGATTACACTGCCTGCGCTGATTGGCGGACTGCTCCTGCAGTTGATTATCAATGGCTGGCAGGGACTGCTGTTTTCACTTTGCGGCAGCGGAGCAGGCTTCCTGCTCCTGCTGATTATGTATTTTATCGGGGCGGTGGGGGCTGGCGATGTGAAGCTCTTTGCGGCTATCGGTGCTTGGACGGGGGTGCTTTTCTCGCTTCAGGTTATTGTCTATTCTGTGCTCTTGGGGGCGGTCTTAGGCTGGATTATCATTCTCTACAGGAGGGAGACAGGACGCAGGCTGCGCAGCATGATTAGCAGAACAGCCGGGTTCCTGCTGCTTCGCAATATGAGTCTGGCCAAGGGCCGGGAGGGAGAACTGCTCCGGTTTCCTTTTATGCTGGCCGTATTCCCGGGCTTTATCTGTGCTTATATTTATTTCTGA
- a CDS encoding DUF6382 domain-containing protein codes for MFGLERDFIQQDGITMLLGRSGGLSAGELNMVQARMLMTSGIPHHLRLLLREIDLQVTLEYTVARRKMLGALLKSGKLSMTEFFGLMLQIAAGMEEGQLYMLRTEQYALHEDFIFIEGPLSSGKVFLTYIPLELTDPAPKPGEALKSLIMVFMGAIRELSGNGLQRLLQYCGEEVFSPAGLKELLAEMLTEGTPHKGHVEETEPARLSSMAGTGTSGAVSGTRIDWAQPPDRRLEEPGRERSAAAAFSHVHGDKESQPSGSMLNPTPWVSGTPQLKRQDGLSGAQTANGTTMRPVPAEDKPSPYRTYILLGALLGDALLWKFLYLNDPRALWLAVCAAVTLILAAACWLVWSGRLAWGEAEEERDALEERPEDDNSTARNRKLRSDLEWDFSRNPVDQHRSPVSVYTPQNQEANAGQSGFTAAPAGRQRAPAGMNASSPQKKEAAMATALLTREPVQSTESRLPQAGSTVPYLERSDPDDGGDPERIELNRPSFIIGRSSEVAQYIEKSEGASRVHAEISRASGSYILKDLDSRNGTLLAGEAMVPYKEYPLTEGTVFTIVKGIYTFRTA; via the coding sequence TTGTTTGGACTAGAACGTGACTTCATCCAGCAGGATGGAATAACGATGCTGCTGGGCAGATCCGGGGGGCTGAGCGCAGGCGAGCTGAATATGGTGCAGGCCCGGATGCTGATGACCAGCGGGATACCGCATCATTTACGGCTGCTGCTTAGAGAAATAGATCTGCAGGTCACACTGGAATACACGGTGGCAAGACGTAAAATGCTTGGAGCTCTGCTTAAAAGCGGGAAGCTGAGCATGACGGAATTCTTCGGGCTGATGCTGCAGATCGCTGCCGGGATGGAGGAGGGGCAGCTGTATATGCTGCGTACGGAGCAGTATGCGCTCCATGAGGATTTTATCTTTATCGAAGGTCCGCTCAGCAGCGGCAAGGTCTTCCTGACCTATATTCCGCTGGAACTCACAGATCCCGCACCGAAGCCGGGAGAAGCCTTGAAATCGCTGATTATGGTCTTCATGGGAGCCATCCGGGAGTTATCGGGTAACGGGCTTCAGCGGCTGCTGCAATATTGCGGGGAAGAAGTCTTTAGTCCGGCTGGGCTGAAGGAGCTGCTCGCAGAAATGCTGACGGAGGGTACACCCCATAAGGGCCATGTTGAAGAAACGGAGCCTGCACGTCTAAGTTCTATGGCTGGCACAGGCACTTCTGGTGCCGTGTCAGGAACGAGGATAGACTGGGCGCAGCCTCCGGATCGCAGGCTGGAGGAACCGGGAAGGGAGAGGTCCGCGGCCGCAGCGTTCTCCCATGTACATGGAGATAAGGAGTCGCAGCCTTCCGGTTCGATGCTTAATCCTACGCCTTGGGTGAGCGGTACGCCGCAGCTGAAGCGGCAGGATGGATTATCAGGGGCTCAGACAGCAAACGGTACAACAATGAGACCTGTTCCGGCTGAGGACAAGCCAAGTCCTTACAGGACGTATATATTGCTGGGGGCATTATTGGGTGATGCGTTACTATGGAAGTTTCTCTATCTGAATGACCCCCGGGCACTGTGGCTGGCAGTTTGTGCTGCGGTGACTCTGATACTTGCAGCTGCATGCTGGCTGGTGTGGAGTGGAAGGCTGGCTTGGGGCGAAGCAGAGGAAGAGAGGGATGCTCTGGAGGAGAGGCCGGAGGATGATAACAGTACAGCCCGGAACCGTAAGCTGAGAAGCGATCTGGAGTGGGATTTCAGCAGGAATCCGGTAGATCAGCACCGTTCTCCGGTATCAGTCTACACTCCTCAGAACCAGGAAGCAAATGCGGGGCAGAGCGGATTCACAGCCGCACCGGCTGGCAGACAACGGGCTCCGGCGGGAATGAACGCCAGTAGTCCGCAGAAGAAGGAAGCGGCCATGGCTACAGCGCTGCTGACCCGGGAACCCGTTCAGTCTACAGAGAGCAGGCTTCCCCAGGCCGGAAGTACAGTGCCTTATCTGGAAAGAAGTGACCCGGATGACGGGGGAGATCCCGAGAGAATTGAGCTGAACCGGCCCAGCTTCATTATTGGACGCTCCTCTGAAGTGGCTCAGTACATTGAGAAATCGGAAGGGGCTTCACGGGTCCATGCTGAAATCTCCAGAGCCTCAGGAAGTTACATTCTGAAGGATCTGGATTCCAGGAATGGGACACTGCTTGCAGGCGAAGCCATGGTTCCCTACAAAGAATATCCGCTGACCGAAGGCACTGTGTTCACCATTGTTAAGGGTATCTACACCTTTCGTACAGCGTAG
- a CDS encoding DUF2621 family protein → MHFHLPSSLLSTSPSNWFMNSIAFWTFLLLGSMCIGGYFMFRKFLKVLPKADGKSKLDWQNYWVERSRPLWSDEMKAFLDQLVQPVPSPFRDIAKHSIAAEIGKLAVESHATEVTRDHCIQGYIIATPRRDNRFLITFLEKNGIDYAPYKHLVK, encoded by the coding sequence ATGCATTTCCATTTACCCTCAAGCTTATTGTCTACGTCTCCAAGCAACTGGTTTATGAACTCCATCGCATTTTGGACCTTTTTACTGCTGGGCAGCATGTGCATCGGCGGCTATTTTATGTTCCGCAAATTTTTGAAGGTGCTGCCCAAGGCTGACGGCAAGTCTAAGCTGGACTGGCAGAACTACTGGGTGGAACGCAGCCGTCCGCTGTGGAGCGACGAGATGAAGGCATTTCTGGACCAGCTTGTACAGCCGGTACCCAGCCCGTTCCGCGACATTGCCAAGCATTCTATCGCTGCTGAGATCGGCAAGCTGGCTGTAGAGAGCCATGCAACGGAGGTTACCCGTGACCACTGTATTCAAGGGTACATTATTGCTACACCCCGGCGTGACAACAGGTTCCTGATCACCTTCCTGGAGAAGAACGGCATCGACTACGCGCCTTACAAGCATCTGGTCAAATAA
- a CDS encoding deoxyribonuclease IV: protein MLKIGSHVSCADKGLLSAANEANEYGSTSFMIYTGAPQNTRRKPIEAMFPEEGKQKMRENGVGEIVVHAPYIINLGSYKENTYQLAVDFLQEEIRRTHALEVKHIVLHPGAFTDKDADYGIQRIADGLNEVLGGTNETDVHIALETMAGKGTEIGRTFEELASIIDKVEFNQRLSICLDTCHIHDAGYDIVNDLDGVLKKFDDTIGLERLGVIHLNDSKNPRGAGKDRHTPIGSGYLGFETINNVVRHEALAGLPFILETPWIGKDAKKVRPMYEVEIALLRGNVAERFGAEFLQELEELHAFFAKQELDSRRYVLDVWELLKNDAKAKKADPREPLERLYDQVIAAGLFPQLSEEAVNHRLIAWLAGKQLLVKA, encoded by the coding sequence ATGCTGAAAATAGGTTCACATGTGTCCTGCGCGGACAAGGGTCTCCTGAGCGCGGCCAATGAAGCAAATGAGTACGGATCTACCTCGTTTATGATATATACGGGAGCGCCGCAAAATACGCGCCGGAAGCCGATTGAGGCGATGTTCCCCGAGGAAGGCAAGCAGAAGATGCGGGAGAATGGTGTCGGAGAGATTGTGGTTCACGCTCCTTACATTATTAACCTGGGCTCCTACAAAGAGAATACCTATCAGCTGGCTGTAGATTTCCTGCAGGAGGAGATCCGCCGGACCCATGCGCTTGAGGTCAAGCATATTGTCCTGCATCCGGGTGCATTTACTGATAAGGATGCTGATTACGGCATTCAGCGTATTGCAGACGGCCTGAATGAGGTGCTGGGCGGTACGAATGAGACTGATGTGCATATCGCACTGGAGACGATGGCTGGTAAAGGCACAGAGATCGGCCGCACCTTCGAGGAGCTCGCCTCTATTATAGATAAGGTCGAATTTAATCAGCGGCTATCGATCTGTCTTGACACCTGTCATATTCATGATGCAGGATACGATATCGTGAACGATCTGGATGGGGTGCTGAAGAAATTCGATGATACGATCGGCCTGGAGCGCCTCGGCGTGATCCATCTTAATGACAGCAAGAACCCGCGCGGAGCGGGCAAAGACCGTCATACACCGATTGGCTCCGGCTACTTAGGATTCGAGACGATCAACAATGTAGTCCGGCATGAAGCACTCGCAGGTCTGCCGTTTATTCTGGAGACACCCTGGATCGGTAAGGATGCTAAGAAGGTTCGTCCCATGTATGAAGTAGAAATCGCCCTGCTGCGCGGTAATGTCGCTGAACGCTTCGGTGCGGAATTCCTGCAGGAGCTGGAAGAGCTGCATGCTTTTTTTGCCAAGCAGGAGCTGGATTCCCGCCGTTATGTGCTGGATGTGTGGGAGTTGCTGAAGAATGACGCCAAGGCCAAAAAAGCAGACCCCCGTGAACCGCTGGAACGTCTCTATGATCAAGTCATAGCTGCCGGATTATTCCCTCAGCTTAGTGAGGAAGCCGTTAATCACCGGCTGATCGCCTGGCTAGCAGGCAAACAGCTGCTCGTGAAGGCATAG
- a CDS encoding TIGR01777 family oxidoreductase: MKYIICGGSGFIGSELTGYWLQSGHQIISVGRKNPENKLEHPGLSYLTWDSLASNPEAAEGADAMINLAGASLSQRWTPKGKQAIMESRLETVAAAGKLLNSLQHKPSVIIQSSAIAIYGTSVQDTYTEASETRVVDFPSEVVKTWEEAADEAYAGIRLVKLRTGVVLGNESGAFPKMKLPYSLGFGGKIGTGKQWMSWIHLADIVRLIEFCILQPEIEGPVNATAPQPVTNEQFGRMIGKVYRRPHWFPLPAFLLKTAVGELSEILLEGQRVLPSKAINHGFTFNYPTLQPALEQLKNQ, encoded by the coding sequence ATGAAATATATTATTTGCGGAGGTAGCGGATTCATCGGCAGCGAGCTTACCGGATATTGGCTGCAGAGCGGACATCAGATCATCAGTGTCGGCCGCAAGAACCCCGAGAACAAGCTGGAGCATCCAGGGCTTAGCTACCTCACCTGGGACAGCCTGGCATCTAATCCTGAAGCGGCAGAAGGCGCAGATGCAATGATTAATCTTGCCGGAGCTTCGCTCAGTCAACGCTGGACTCCTAAGGGGAAACAGGCGATTATGGAATCGCGTCTTGAAACCGTTGCCGCTGCCGGAAAGCTGCTGAATTCACTCCAGCATAAGCCAAGCGTGATCATCCAGTCCTCAGCAATCGCCATTTATGGTACATCCGTACAGGATACCTATACCGAAGCTTCTGAGACCCGGGTTGTCGATTTCCCTTCCGAGGTGGTCAAGACCTGGGAGGAGGCTGCAGATGAAGCCTATGCCGGTATCCGGCTGGTCAAGCTGCGCACTGGGGTTGTACTTGGCAATGAGAGCGGAGCTTTCCCCAAAATGAAGCTGCCTTATTCGCTTGGCTTCGGCGGCAAAATAGGCACAGGCAAGCAGTGGATGTCCTGGATTCACCTTGCAGACATTGTGCGCCTGATTGAGTTCTGCATTCTTCAGCCCGAGATCGAGGGTCCCGTTAATGCCACGGCTCCGCAGCCGGTCACTAATGAACAATTCGGACGGATGATCGGCAAAGTCTACCGTCGCCCGCATTGGTTCCCCCTTCCGGCATTTCTGCTAAAAACCGCTGTAGGCGAGCTGTCAGAGATTCTGCTGGAAGGCCAGCGTGTGCTTCCTTCCAAGGCAATTAACCACGGCTTCACCTTCAACTATCCCACGCTACAGCCTGCACTGGAGCAACTGAAAAACCAGTAG
- a CDS encoding SAF domain-containing protein: MSTKRGRLLKRNYFFAGLILLIGFGGLLGYDLYFKPYVLSQTVVKIKVDGGGFLPKNHELTEENLYLDSVQTKDIPAGVVRSLEQVEQKITNVNLTDGSILTESLVDVSELEPQQDEGIFPIPKDAIYAINGSLRSRDKVDIYLVEGDSPAKERREYSPAAAASVATPGGGPASDASSLLEAEVLPEVPARKVFLSGVTVNYVRTEDNNDVLDSENGNNNNRFTSTGKVAAPELKLKKSDGELLGAYLEQGKKLWIVRVE; encoded by the coding sequence TTGTCAACAAAGCGCGGACGTCTATTAAAACGCAATTATTTCTTCGCTGGACTCATCCTGCTCATCGGCTTCGGCGGACTGCTCGGCTATGATCTGTACTTCAAGCCTTATGTACTGTCACAGACCGTTGTCAAAATCAAGGTGGATGGCGGGGGCTTCCTGCCGAAGAATCATGAGCTGACAGAAGAGAATCTCTACCTGGATTCTGTACAGACCAAAGACATCCCGGCAGGGGTCGTCCGTAGTCTGGAGCAGGTGGAGCAGAAGATTACGAATGTCAATCTGACGGATGGCAGCATTCTGACCGAGTCACTGGTGGATGTTAGCGAGCTGGAGCCACAGCAGGACGAGGGGATTTTCCCGATTCCCAAAGACGCCATCTATGCCATCAACGGTTCTCTCCGCAGCAGGGATAAGGTAGATATCTATCTGGTCGAAGGAGACTCACCTGCAAAAGAACGCAGGGAATACAGTCCGGCTGCTGCTGCATCCGTAGCTACTCCCGGAGGGGGGCCGGCTTCAGACGCTTCTTCCCTGCTGGAAGCAGAGGTTCTGCCCGAGGTGCCTGCGCGCAAAGTATTCTTGAGCGGAGTAACTGTAAACTATGTCCGTACGGAAGATAACAACGATGTACTTGACTCGGAGAATGGCAACAACAATAACCGCTTTACTTCGACCGGGAAGGTGGCGGCCCCGGAGCTGAAGCTGAAGAAGAGCGATGGTGAGCTACTGGGAGCTTATCTCGAACAGGGCAAGAAGCTATGGATTGTTCGGGTGGAGTAG
- the purU gene encoding formyltetrahydrofolate deformylase, which produces MELHVKREHSTGRPYPDRARMLISCPDGPGIVAAVSHFLYQHGANIVQSDQYTMDPDGGMFFMRVEFDLPKLDERLEEVRSIFGGVAERFKMNWQIFKVSHKKRLAIFVSKEDHCLVELLWQWQAGDLDADIALVVSNHTDMQAYVESFGIPFHHIPVTAETKAEAEARQLEVIGEDIDVIILARYMQIISPSFIEHYRHRIINIHHSFLPAFVGGKPYAQAYQRGVKIIGATAHYVTEELDGGPIIEQDVQRVSHSDDVNELKRIGRTIERVVLARAVKWHIEDRILVHHNKTVVFN; this is translated from the coding sequence ATGGAATTACATGTGAAGAGAGAGCATTCAACAGGCAGACCCTATCCCGACCGGGCGCGTATGCTTATATCTTGTCCTGACGGACCGGGGATTGTAGCGGCGGTATCGCATTTCTTGTATCAGCATGGCGCGAACATCGTGCAGTCGGACCAATATACGATGGACCCGGACGGCGGAATGTTCTTCATGCGGGTAGAGTTTGACCTGCCTAAGCTGGATGAGCGGCTGGAAGAGGTACGTAGCATCTTCGGCGGTGTTGCCGAGCGCTTCAAGATGAACTGGCAGATCTTCAAGGTAAGCCACAAGAAGCGGCTGGCGATCTTCGTCTCCAAGGAGGACCATTGTCTGGTGGAGCTGCTCTGGCAGTGGCAGGCCGGCGACCTGGATGCAGATATCGCACTTGTGGTCAGCAACCACACCGATATGCAGGCTTATGTGGAATCCTTCGGCATTCCGTTCCATCATATTCCCGTTACCGCAGAGACGAAGGCTGAAGCTGAAGCGCGTCAACTGGAGGTTATCGGTGAGGATATCGATGTGATTATACTGGCCCGGTACATGCAGATTATCTCCCCTTCATTCATCGAGCATTACCGGCACCGGATCATCAATATCCATCATTCATTCCTGCCCGCCTTCGTCGGCGGTAAGCCTTATGCCCAGGCCTATCAGCGTGGAGTCAAGATCATCGGGGCGACTGCCCATTACGTGACTGAGGAGCTGGACGGCGGGCCGATTATCGAGCAGGACGTGCAGCGGGTCAGCCACAGCGATGATGTGAATGAGCTGAAGCGCATTGGACGTACCATTGAGCGGGTGGTTCTGGCCCGTGCCGTCAAATGGCATATTGAGGACAGAATCCTCGTGCATCACAACAAAACAGTAGTATTTAATTAA